One Saccharomyces kudriavzevii IFO 1802 strain IFO1802 genome assembly, chromosome: 7 DNA segment encodes these proteins:
- the GND2 gene encoding phosphogluconate dehydrogenase (decarboxylating) GND2 (similar to Saccharomyces cerevisiae GND2 (YGR256W) and GND1 (YHR183W); ancestral locus Anc_5.55), whose product MSKAVGDLGLIGLAVMGQNLILNAADHGFTVVAYNRTQSKVDRFLADEAKGKSIIGATSIRDLVAKLKKPRKIMILIKAGAPVDNLIKELVPHLDKGDIIIDGGNSHFPDSNRHYEELTRQGILFVGSGVSGGEDGARFGPSLMPGGSEEAWPHIKDIFQSIAAKSDGEPCCEWVGPAGSGHYVKMVHNGIEYGDMQLICEAYDIMKRIGRFTDKEISEVFEKWNNGVLDSFLIEITRDILKFDDVDGKPLVEKIMDTAGQKGTGKWTAINALDLGMPVTLIGEAVFARCLSAIKDERKRASKLLAGPTVPKDAIDDRQQFVCDLEQALYASKIISYAQGFMLIREAARSYGWKLNNPAIALMWRGGCIIRSVFLAEITKAYRNDPDLENLLFNKFFASAATKAQSGWRRSIALAATYGIPTPAFSTALAFYDGYRSERLPANLLQAQRDYFGAHTFRILPECSSAHLPVDKDIHINWTGHGGNISSSTYQA is encoded by the coding sequence atGTCAAAGGCAGTAGGCGATTTAGGTTTGATTGGTTTGGCGGTGATGGGCCAAAACTTGATTTTAAACGCAGCCGACCATGGATTTACCGTCGTTGCTTATAATAGAACGCAATCAAAGGTAGATAGGTTTTTAGCTGATGAGGCAAAAGGGAAATCAATAATTGGTGCCACTTCAATTAGAGATTTGGTTgccaaattgaaaaagccaagaaaaattatgaTCTTGATAAAAGCTGGTGCGCCAGTCGATAACCTAATAAAAGAACTTGTACCACATCTGGACAAAGGCGACATTATCATTGATGGTGGTAACTCTCATTTCCCAGACTCCAACAGACACTATGAAGAACTGACCAGGCAAGGTATTCTGTTCGTAGGCTCCGGTGTCTCAGGTGGGGAAGATGGTGCCCGTTTCGGTCCTTCTCTGATGCCTGGTGGATCCGAAGAAGCTTGGCCGCATATCAAAGACATCTTTCAATCCATTGCTGCCAAATCCGATGGCGAACCATGCTGCGAATGGGTGGGACCTGCCGGGTCGGGTCATTATGTCAAGATGGTACATAATGGTATCGAGTACGGCGATATGCAATTGATTTGCGAGGCTTATGATATTATGAAAAGAATTGGCCGGTTTACCGACAAAGAGATCAGTGAGgtgtttgaaaaatggaacaaTGGTGTCTTAGATTCCTTTTTAATTGAAATCACGAGAGACATCTTAAAATTCGATGATGTCGACGGTAAGCCCTTagtagaaaaaatcatggATACCGCTGGTCAAAAGGGTACCGGTAAGTGGACTGCCATCAACGCTTTAGATTTGGGTATGCCAGTCACTCTAATCGGTGAGGCTGTGTTTGCTCGTTGTCTATCAGCAATAAAGGATGAACGCAAAAGGGCCTCTAAACTTTTAGCGGGACCAACGGTGCCAAAGGACGCAATTGATGACAGACAACAATTCGTGTGTGACTTAGAACAAGCGCTCTATGCGTCGAAGATTATTTCATATGCTCAAGGTTTCATGCTGATACGCGAAGCTGCTAGATCGTATGGGtggaaattgaacaatCCCGCGATTGCGCTAATGTGGAGGGGCGGCTGCATCATCAGATCTGTGTTCTTGGCTGAAATCACTAAAGCCTACAGAAACGATCcagatttggaaaatttgttaTTCAACAAGTTTTTCGCTTCTGCAGCCACGAAGGCTCAATCTGGTTGGAGAAGGTCTATTGCTCTTGCTGCAACTTACGGTATCCCCACCCCAGCTTTTTCTACTGCCTTAGCGTTTTACGACGGCTATCGATCAGAGAGACTGCCAGCAAATCTATTACAAGCCCAACGTGATTACTTCGGCGCTCATACTTTCAGAATTCTACCTGAATGTTCTTCTGCCCACTTACCAGTAGACAAAGATATTCACATCAATTGGACTGGACATGGAGGTAATATCTCTTCTTCCACTTACCAAGCttaa
- the MTM1 gene encoding Mtm1p (similar to Saccharomyces cerevisiae MTM1 (YGR257C); ancestral locus Anc_5.53) gives MSDRNSSNGLTLKERMLSAGTGSILTSVILTPMDVVRIRLQQQQMIPGCSCDGASEISDAVRSGSKLKALTNVGGQSLNNGKIFWESACFQELHCKNSSLKFNGTLEAFTKIANVEGITSLWRGISLTLLMAIPANMVYFSGYEYIRDVSPIASTYPTLNPLFCGAIARVFAATSIAPLELVKTKLQSIPRSSKSTKTWMMVKDLLNETKQEMKMVGPSRALFKGLEITLWRDVPFSAIYWGSYELCKEKLWLDPSRHASKDGNWIHFINSFSSGCVSGMIAAICTHPFDVGKTRWQISMMNNNDSKNAYRSKNMFKFLETIRRTEGFAALYTGLAARVIKIAPSCAIMISSYEISKKIFGKKIASIN, from the coding sequence ATGAGTGATCGCAATTCAAGTAACGGCCTGACCTTAAAAGAACGGATGTTAAGTGCTGGTACCGGATCAATACTAACATCTGTGATTTTGACACCGATGGATGTGGTTAGAATACGAttgcaacagcagcagatGATTCCCGGCTGTTCATGTGATGGGGCTTCTGAAATATCAGATGCAGTAAGGTCAGGTTCGAAACTGAAGGCCCTGACCAACGTTGGAGGACAAAGCTTAAACAACGGGAAGATATTTTGGGAAAGTGCATGCTTCCAAGAGTTGCATTGTAAAAACTCATCGTTGAAGTTCAATGGCACTCTGGAAGCATTTACGAAGATTGCCAACGTTGAAGGTATAACGAGTTTGTGGAGAGGAATTTCTTTGACTCTATTGATGGCTATTCCAGCAAATATGGTATATTTTAGTGGTTATGAATACATAAGGGATGTATCTCCTATAGCCTCGACGTATCCAACGCTAAATCCCCTTTTTTGTGGAGCCATTGCGAGAGTATTTGCAGCAACGAGTATTGCACCTTTGGAGTTGGTGAAAACTAAATTGCAAAGTATACCGAGATCATCGAAGTCGACGAAGACATGGATGATGGTTAAAGACTTATTAAATGAGACAAAGCAAGAGATGAAGATGGTGGGTCCCTCTAGGGCCCTCTTCAAAGGCTTAGAAATCACTCTGTGGAGAGACGTCCCATTTAGTGCAATTTACTGGGGTTCATACGAACTTTGTAAGGAAAAATTGTGGCTAGATCCTAGCCGGCATGCATCTAAGGATGGAAATTGGATTCATTTCATAAACAGCTTTTCCAGTGGTTGTGTAAGCGGGATGATAGCCGCTATTTGCACACATCCCTTTGATGTTGGTAAAACAAGATGGCAAATCTCCATGATGAACAACAACGATTCTAAGAATGCTTACAGGTCCAAAAATATGTTCAAGTTTCTAGAGACCATACGGCGTACAGAAGGTTTTGCTGCTCTCTACACGGGCCTTGCCGCCAGAGTGATCAAGATTGCGCCAAGCTGTGCCATTATGATATCTAGTTATGAAATctccaagaaaatttttggaaaaaaaattgcatcaATAAACTAA
- the RAD2 gene encoding ssDNA endodeoxyribonuclease RAD2 (similar to Saccharomyces cerevisiae RAD2 (YGR258C); ancestral locus Anc_5.51), producing MDNLFYFFSFPIMSFLCDPFEPHRKHLEKEKRRTEKEKAAHTEIKGSEKFVRKSLKVLVSSRHLISLDIVSQKNVQLHTMGVHSFWDIAGPTARPVRLESLEDKRMAVDASIWIYQFLKAVRDQEGNAVKNSHITGFFRRICKLLYFGIRPVFIFDGGVPVLKRETIRQRKERRQGKRDSARSTARKLLALQLQNAASDGSKKAAQNSGGSVQIFKPHDEWDLPEIPGFKYDKEDARVDSNKTFEKLMNSVDGDGLEDIDLDAINPASAEFEELPKATQYLILSSLRLKSRLRMGYSKEQLETIFPNSMDFSKFQIDMVKRRNFFTQKLINTTGFQDGGASRLNEEVINRISGQENKEYKLTKTDNGWILGLGTSDGSDVQKAIVLDDKDSGGLVKQLNSNAEDGDVLQWDNLQGGTFKILRDKPIDTTETPRKGNNGPEDARGDSDEDVWEDVELKPKDVKLVEDFSLKAARLPYMDHSVSNAGSKSFLDRRYDQASPVKKTPTKVNRISVIEEDEDDEDYLKQIEEIEIMEAMQRSKMEQKSKSGREPDTAKKIDSNAEEPCLPIIEYGLPGGQPDRKQTDHVTNLNRKSGSVIEKNDKATIFEFRPPSTLKGEEVMLTQGEQNLNFISQKIPQFDFNSKSSLLFQNDTSGQTAEEEPREKPPVPEMPSWFSSTTSQQSYNPYSTTNFVEDKNVINERESGAGAGATANGNSYELLTGLSAAELLQRENVIEESPIEAKSNDDLEVLSDEVFEDVTLTKSANAVKYIDDDENVESSNNERREPLAFDYDFSEEEEDNIVENMIKEQEEFDAFKNTALLSSSGRDIADSAFMEDELFEQQMKDKRDSDEVTLDMIREVQELLSRFGIPYITAPMEAEAQCAELLRLKLVDGIVTDDSDVFLFGGTKIYKNMFHEKNYVEFYDAESILKLLGLDRKNMIELAQLLGSDYTNGLKGMGPVSSIEVIAEFGSLKNFKDWYNNGQFDKRKQETENKFEKELRKKLVNNEIILDDDFPSVMVYDAYMRPEVDHDTTSFVWGLPDLDMLRSFMKDQLAWPYEKSDEILIPLIRDVNGRKKKGKQKRINEFFPREYISDDKRLSTSKRVTTATGKLKKRKL from the coding sequence ATGGATAACTTGttctactttttttcttttccgaTTATGTCTTTTCTGTGTGACCCATTCGAACCCCACCGGAAGCatttggaaaaggaaaaacgaagaacagaaaaagaaaaggccGCGCACACAGAAATAAAGggatctgaaaaatttgtacGTAAATCACTAAAGGTGCTTGTTTCTTCACGGCATCTCATCTCGTTAGACATAGTCAGTCAGAAGAACGTCCAACTGCACACAATGGGTGTCCATTCATTTTGGGATATTGCAGGCCCCACGGCGAGACCTGTAAGGTTGGAGTCCCTGGAAGACAAGAGGATGGCGGTCGATGCCTCTATTTGGATCTATCAGTTCTTGAAAGCTGTCCGTGATCAAGAGGGAAATGCCGTGAAGAACTCGCACATCACTGGGTTCTTCAGAAGGATTTGCAAGCTGCTATACTTCGGTATTAGGCCTgtcttcatttttgatggtGGCGTGCCCgtattgaaaagagagacCATACGgcaaaggaaagaaagaagacaGGGGAAACGAGACAGTGCGAGGTCTACGGCAAGGAAGCTGTTGGCTTTGCAATTACAAAATGCTGCAAGCGATGGCAGCAAGAAAGCCGCACAGAACAGCGGCGGTAGTGTTCAGATCTTCAAACCTCATGACGAATGGGATTTGCCCGAAATACCGGGGTTCAAGTACGATAAAGAAGATGCAAGAGTTGATTCTAACAAGACTTTTGAGAAGTTAATGAATTCCGTCGACGGCGATGGACTGGAGGATATTGATTTGGACGCCATAAACCCGGCGTCCgctgaatttgaagaactgCCCAAGGCTACGCAGTATTTGATATTATCGTCACTGAGGCTGAAGTCCAGACTAAGAATGGGATACTCAAAGGAACAGCTGGAAACCATTTTCCCGAACAGCATGGATTTTTCGAAGTTCCAAATAGATATGGTCAAAAGAAGGAATTTCTTCACTCAAAAGTTGATCAATACTACTGGATTTCAGGATGGTGGGGCATCTCGGTTAAACGAGGAAGTGATCAATAGGATATCAggtcaagaaaataaggagTACAAGTTGACAAAGACCGATAACGGGTGGATTCTTGGGTTAGGCACGAGCGATGGTTCTGATGTTCAAAAGGCAATCGTATTAGACGATAAAGATTCAGGTGGTCTAGTAAAGCAATTGAATAGTAATGCTGAGGACGGTGACGTGCTTCAGTGGGATAACCTGCAGGGGGGTACTTTCAAGATATTGCGTGATAAACCTATTGACACAACGGAAACTCCTCGAAAGGGCAACAATGGGCCGGAGGATGCGAGGGGAGACTCTGATGAAGACGTGTGGGAAGATGTAGAGCTCAAGCCTAAGGACGTCAAGCTGGTAgaagatttttctttgaaggcTGCAAGGTTACCTTATATGGACCATTCAGTTAGTAATGCGGGCAGTAAATCGTTCTTGGATAGAAGGTATGATCAGGCATCACCCGTTAAAAAGACACCAACCAAGGTGAACAGAATTAGTGTGATAGAGgaggatgaggatgatgaggattacttgaaacaaattgaggaaattgaaatcatGGAGGCCATGCAACGTTCCAAGATGGAACAAAAATCTAAATCAGGTCGCGAACCAGATactgccaaaaaaatagattCAAACGCTGAAGAGCCTTGTCTACCAATAATAGAGTATGGATTACCTGGAGGGCAGCCGGATCGTAAACAAACAGACCATGTGACAAATTTGAATAGGAAGTCAGGTTCAgtcattgaaaagaacgACAAAGCAACCATTTTTGAGTTCAGACCACCTTCTACACTGAAAGGTGAAGAGGTCATGTTAACACAAGGGGAgcaaaatttgaatttcattTCTCAAAAGATACCGCAATTTGATTTCAATAGTAAGAGCTCCctccttttccaaaatgaCACCAGCGGTCAAActgctgaagaagagcCGAGAGAGAAACCTCCAGTTCCCGAAATGCCGAGctggttttcttcaaccaCCTCCCAGCAATCCTATAACCCCTATAGTACCACCAATTTTGTCGAGGATAAGAATGTAATAAACGAACGGGAAAGTGGAGCTGGAGCTGGAGCTACCGCCAATGGGAATAGCTATGAACTTTTGACTGGTCTGAGTGCCGCTGAATTACTACAAAGGGAAAATGTGATTGAAGAGAGTCCGATTGAGGCAAAAAGTAACGACGACTTAGAAGTTTTATCAGATGAGGTGTTTGAAGATGTAACCCTCACCAAATCTGCAAACGCCGTAAAGTatattgatgatgatgaaaatgttgaatcttcaaataatgaaCGTAGAGAGCCCCTAGCCTTTGATTACGATTTTTccgaggaagaagaagataacaTAGTAGAAAACATGATaaaggaacaagaagaatttgatgCATTCAAGAACACGGCCCTATTGTCTTCCAGTGGAAGAGACATTGCCGATAGCGCCTTTATGGAAGATGAGCTATTTGAACAACAGATGAAGGATAAAAGAGACTCTGATGAAGTGACTTTAGATATGATCAGAGAAGTGCAAGAATTACTTTCCAGGTTTGGGATCCCATATATTACAGCACCCatggaagctgaagcaCAATGCGCGGAATTGCTACGACTCAAACTTGTTGATGGTATAGTAACCGATGACAGtgatgtttttttatttggaGGGACGAAGATCTATAAGAATATGTTCCACGAAAAGAACTATGTTGAGTTTTACGACGCAGAGTCCATACTAAAATTATTGGGGCTGGACAGGAAGAACATGATCGAATTGGCGCAACTTTTAGGTAGTGACTACACAAATGGGTTAAAGGGCATGGGCCCTGTTTCAAGTATTGAAGTGATTGCAGAATTTGGCAGcttaaaaaatttcaaagactGGTACAATAATGGGCAGTTTGATAAACGTAAGCAAGAAACGGAGAAtaagtttgaaaaagaactaagaaaaaaattggtaaataatgaaattaTTTTGGACGACGATTTTCCAAGTGTAATGGTTTATGATGCGTATATGAGACCAGAAGTGGATCATGATACAACATCGTTTGTTTGGGGGTTGCCAGATCTGGATATGCTACGTTCATTCATGAAGGATCAGTTAGCTTGGCCATACGAAAAGTCCGATGAAATTCTCATACCCCTGATTAGGGACGTTAATGGTCGTAAAAAGAAGgggaaacaaaaaagaattaatgaattttttcctaGGGAATACATATCTGATGATAAGAGGCTTAGTACAAGTAAAAGGGTGACGACTGCAACAGgtaaactaaaaaaaagaaagctgTGA
- the TNA1 gene encoding Tna1p (similar to Saccharomyces cerevisiae TNA1 (YGR260W); ancestral locus Anc_5.50), with translation MGNKFKMESPKHLVDDVLFISPTNDGAEDKPAEVTFEEDEGHDASLHNRSHDKKSDMATEREIMATTTDDDGIPSPSHPMEKRVLRKMDIYLIPLMGLLYFLSNLDKSNIGNAEVAGLSKDIKLVGTQYNTCVTVFFATYVLFDPIGTNLLKVMGPPLMMSICLTCFGAISLGTAWVKNYPQLIVVRLLLGAFEGMIYPAINMYLSVCYRREQYALRFAFVFSAACLSSSFGGLIAYGCSKVSGSLNAWQYIYIVEGCISLGFVPFYAFGLSKNLEDSWFFNKEEKEYIFERYKTMSTFNPDEKFEWFQVWQAVKDVKTWASAVALFGIDLTTFGLTVFLPIIITSMGFTNVRAQLMTVPIYFLTAIVFFVCAVWSDRIKLRSPFILGACLTTSIGISIVLGSEVHGVRYFGVYILCMGIYVNAACNCLWLSGNTGNYFKRATALGINLFMGSGSGLVSGQIFVAKDKPRYIKGLSISLAFQVFSIFMTIVQIFLYKRENDKKKAIIDRCNELGEPIPYDERLSDKNPEFKYMY, from the coding sequence ATGGGCAATAAATTTAAAATGGAGTCGCCTAAGCATTTGGTGGATGATGTGCTTTTCATATCACCCACCAACGATGGAGCAGAAGACAAGCCTGCAGAAGTCACGTttgaggaagatgaaggtCATGACGCCAGCTTGCATAACCGCAGCCATGACAAGAAGTCAGATATGGCCACCGAGCGAGAAATTATGGCCACCACCACGGACGACGATGGGATCCCGTCTCCCTCTCACCCAATGGAAAAGCGTGTTCTCCGCAAAATGGACATATACTTGATCCCGCTCATGGGATTGCTGTACTTCCTTTCCAACCTGGATAAATCGAACATTGGTAATGCAGAAGTTGCAGGGCTGTCTAAGGATATTAAACTTGTCGGGACACAGTACAACACATGTGTTACTGTGTTTTTTGCGACTTATGTGCTTTTTGACCCCATAGGTACCAACCTTCTGAAAGTCATGGGTCCGCCACTAATGATGAGTATTTGTTTGACTTGTTTTGGTGCTATCTCGCTGGGGACCGCTTGGGTTAAGAACTATCCTCAATTGATCGTTGTCAGATTGCTACTGGGTGCCTTTGAAGGTATGATTTATCCTGCTATTAACATGTACCTTTCCGTTTGTTATAGAAGAGAACAATACGCCCTAAGGTTCGCCTTCGTCTTCAGTGCGGCCTGTCTGTCTTCATCCTTTGGTGGGCTGATCGCTTACGGTTGTTCCAAGGTCAGCGGCTCTCTAAATGCCTGGCAATACATTTACATTGTGGAAGGTTGCATCTCCTTGGGGTTTGTACCTTTCTATGCCTTCGGGCTGAGCAAAAACTTGGAGGACTCGtggtttttcaataaagaggaaaaagagtatatttttgaaaggtaCAAGACCATGAGCACTTTCAACCCGGACGAAAAATTCGAATGGTTCCAAGTGTGGCAAGCTGTTAAGGATGTCAAGACCTGGGCTAGTGCGGTGGCTTTATTCGGTATTGATTTGACTACTTTCGGTCTAACTGTTTTCTTGCCCATCATCATTACCAGTATGGGGTTCACTAACGTTAGAGCGCAGTTGATGACCGTCCCCATCTATTTCCTCACAGCAATTGTGTTCTTTGTTTGTGCTGTTTGGTCTGATCGCATAAAATTAAGATCTCCATTCATTTTAGGTGCTTGTCTAACCACGTCGATTGGTATATCCATCGTCCTCGGTTCTGAAGTTCACGGTGTAAGATACTTTGGTGTTTACATTCTCTGTATGGGTATTTACGTCAATGCCGCTTGTAACTGTCTGTGGTTGAGTGGTAATACCGGTAATTACTTCAAAAGAGCCACCGCTTTAGGTATAAACCTATTCATGGGGTCTGGTTCAGGTTTGGTCTCGGGGCAGATTTTTGTTGCTAAAGACAAACCGAGATACATTAAAGGTTTATCCATTAGTTTGGCCTTCCAAGTCTTCTCCATATTCATGACAATCGTACAGATTTTCTTATACAAGAGggaaaatgataaaaagaaagcaattATCGATCGTTGTAATGAATTGGGCGAACCTATTCCATACGATGAGAGATTAAGCGATAAAAATCCCGAGTTTAAATACATGTACTAG
- the APL6 gene encoding AP-3 complex subunit beta (similar to Saccharomyces cerevisiae APL6 (YGR261C); ancestral locus Anc_5.45) gives MVDSINRIASALDTAKVITREAAAVATSKLGESSYAYYSQNINPQQLFTLLNSRNSREIRDAMKRIISIMASDDDSIDVQVYFADVVKNITTNDTKVKRLIHLYLLRFAENDPNLTLLSINSLQKSLSDSSSELRCFALSALSDLKMSSLAPIVLHTVKKLVTDPSAMVRGEVALAIIKLYRAGKHEYHEELLEILNFLMADTDPKVISCAIFAFKECYADHLELLHGHFRRYCKVIRQLDSWSQSYLIELLIRYCKQFLPKPTVVDKSSEGSLRSCPLPDRYNEIEYPLYDVVNHPDLDLFLKSLNHLIYSSNPAVILSCCNALYQLASPMQMKNTRFIEALVRTVTTTTNQGNKEMLLQTVHFLSILDQTLFLPFIKKFFLLPTDPIVVSVWKIQILSMLINESNVKEIFKELKYYVGSAHLPEKVVIMAVKGLSQCGRLSTSWESHVMKWLINHMESHNLSASVLDAYVNVIRMLVQKNPTKHLRIIFKLADLLAAQRSLADNARAGIVWLFGEIASIEFKICPDVLRKLIPNFPEEGPETRCQILVLSAKLLSYDIDNFKQAQNPANGDSNAEEYNQNHTYYDFSSSRISQMYNAVLYLAKYDDEFDIRDRARMVSSLFDSGKYEIVSLLLQAPKPTTRNDDFIISARLEIHAPEIRNFFKVLPWNTEISEADNDVRVGVALKDYNKYKKSFSSQSFISVNSARSFTSTSNANSAGINDDSNDGNGISGKSNINTFASQNGKKYRLQSLDEFFSDIPERKSKSKRIIRVEEESSDEDEDESEESSDEYSDSSLETFSSH, from the coding sequence ATGGTAGACTCGATCAACCGTATTGCATCCGCATTGGATACGGCCAAAGTGATAACGAGGGAAGCCGCCGCGGTGGCCACTTCCAAGCTAGGTGAATCCTCTTATGCTTATTATTCCCAAAATATCAATCCTCAACAGCTGTTCACTTTATTAAACTCTCGAAACTCTAGAGAGATTAGGGATGCCATGAAAAGGATCATATCCATTATGGCTTCTGACGATGACTCTATCGACGTTCAAGTATATTTTGCGGATGTCGTGAAGAATATTACCACTAATGACACCAAAGTGAAAAGGCTCATTCATCTCTATTTACTGCGATTTGCAGAAAATGACCCAAATTTGACCCTCTTATCCATCAATTCTCTCCAAAAATCATTGTCTGATTCGAGTTCCGAGCTGAGATGCTTTGCCCTAAGCGCCCTTTctgatttgaaaatgtcaTCACTAGCACCTATAGTTTTGCATACTGTCAAAAAGTTAGTCACAGATCCATCTGCGATGGTTCGTGGTGAGGTCGCTCTGGCCATTATCAAACTATATAGAGCTGGAAAGCACGAGTATCATGAGGAGCTGTTGGAGATTTTAAACTTTTTAATGGCAGATACAGATCCTAAAGTGATATCATGTGCTATCTTTGCTTTCAAAGAATGTTACGCTGATCACCTGGAATTATTACATGGACATTTCCGCAGGTACTGTAAAGTTATTAGGCAGTTAGATTCGTGGTCGCAATCGTATTTAATCGAACTATTGATTAGGTACTGTAAACAGTTCTTGCCAAAACCCACCGTGGTAGATAAGTCGTCAGAAGGTTCTTTAAGAAGTTGTCCATTACCAGATAGGTACAATGAGATCGAATACCCGCTTTACGATGTGGTAAATCACCCTGATTTGGATCTATTTCTAAAAAGTTTAAATCATTTAATTTACAGTTCCAACCCTGCAGTAATTTTATCATGCTGCAATGCTCTATATCAGTTGGCTTCACCAATGcagatgaaaaatactaGATTTATCGAAGCATTGGTAAGAACTGTGACTACAACCACAAATCAAGGTAACAAAGAAATGCTTTTGCAGACAGTTCACTTTTTATCGATTCTGGACCaaactttatttttacctttcatcaaaaaattttttctcttgccCACAGACCCTATTGTTGTATCTGTCTGGAAGATCCAGATTTTGTCAATGCTGATAAACGAATCAAATGTTAAggaaatattcaaagaattgaaataCTATGTAGGTAGTGCTCATCTTCCAGAAAAAGTTGTCATTATGGCGGTTAAAGGGCTGTCGCAATGTGGTCGATTGTCAACAAGTTGGGAATCTCATGTAATGAAGTGGTTAATTAATCACATGGAATCCCATAACTTGTCCGCTTCTGTCCTAGATGCATATGTGAATGTTATTAGAATGTTAGTGCAAAAAAATCCTACAAAACATTTACGTATAATTTTTAAACTCGCTGATTTATTGGCTGCTCAAAGGAGTTTGGCCGATAACGCCCGTGCAGGTATTGTTTGGTTATTTGGTGAAATCGCCTCGATTGAATTTAAGATATGTCCAGACGTTTTGAGAAAGTTGATTCCGAATTTTCCGGAAGAAGGACCTGAAACAAGATGTCAGATCTTAGTGTTATCAGCAAAACTATTGTCATATGATATTGACAATTTCAAGCAAGCGCAAAACCCTGCAAATGGAGATTCTAATGCAGAAGAATACAATCAGAATCACACATACTATGACTTTAGCAGCTCTAGGATTTCCCAAATGTACAATGCGGTCCTTTACTTAGCAAAATACGATGACGAGTTTGATATCAGGGATAGAGCAAGAATGGTTTCATCTTTGTTCGATTCAGGGAAATACGAAATTGTTTCATTGTTATTACAAGCACCTAAACCCACTACAAGGAACGATGACTTCATCATTTCTGCGAGACTGGAAATACACGCTCCAGAAATTAggaactttttcaaagtgcTCCCTTGGAATACGGAGATTTCTGAAGCAGACAACGATGTCAGAGTAGGTGTAGCATTGAAAGACTAcaataaatataaaaagaGTTTTTCATCTCAATCTTTCATCAGTGTCAATTCGGCAAGATCATTTACCTCTACTTCCAATGCAAATTCGGCGGGAATTAATGATGACAGTAATGATGGTAACGGCATCTCAGGTAAAAGCAACATAAACACGTTTGCTTCTCaaaatgggaaaaaatatcgTTTGCAAAGCTTGgacgaatttttttctgacATACCAGAAAGGAAGAGCAAGTCAAAGAGGATTATAAGAGTAGAGGAAGAAAGTAGcgacgaagatgaagacgaaTCGGAAGAAAGTAGTGATGAATACAGTGACTCATCTTTGgaaacattttcttcacaTTAG